A stretch of the Geovibrio thiophilus genome encodes the following:
- a CDS encoding glycosyltransferase family 9 protein, protein MKFLLIQLYQTGDVVLTTHIPREIKKIYPDSEIDFLTFQANKPVLENSQYLRNIITTDRKSGLKGFLKSIIQIRRNRYDAVLDFMNNPRTALMSFFSGAEKTVGYATSRRKRFYNTLAPRLGGRPGETKLSLLAPFINDFRPENHNTRPELFTSDSADIKAAEVLHSFGIKDSDFIVTMSPTHKRDTRRWKIRHFMDTAVFLTGKYNAKVILTYGPGEKEYILNNVPMMPENVFLMPQLSLGEFTALIKRAKLHIGNDSAPHHIATAFKIPTFIIIGSSHTSWVFNSPEHTYITKGLDCQPCGKSVCAKGEEIPCMENLTADDIMPALERFINNAVRL, encoded by the coding sequence ATGAAATTTCTTCTCATACAGCTATACCAGACAGGAGACGTAGTTCTCACCACTCACATCCCCCGTGAAATTAAAAAAATCTACCCTGACTCAGAGATAGACTTTCTCACATTTCAGGCGAACAAACCTGTGCTTGAAAACAGTCAGTACCTCAGAAATATCATAACCACAGACAGAAAAAGCGGATTAAAGGGTTTCCTCAAAAGTATCATACAGATTCGCAGAAACAGATATGACGCCGTTCTGGACTTTATGAACAATCCCCGCACAGCGCTGATGAGCTTTTTCAGCGGTGCTGAAAAGACAGTCGGCTACGCCACCAGCAGGAGAAAGCGATTTTACAATACCCTCGCCCCAAGGCTGGGCGGCAGACCCGGAGAGACGAAGCTGTCCCTCCTTGCGCCGTTCATAAATGACTTCAGACCGGAAAACCACAATACCAGACCCGAGCTCTTCACATCCGATTCCGCAGACATAAAAGCCGCGGAAGTGCTGCACAGTTTCGGGATTAAAGACAGTGACTTTATTGTAACAATGTCTCCCACCCACAAGCGGGATACCAGAAGATGGAAAATAAGACACTTCATGGATACAGCCGTCTTTCTCACCGGAAAATATAACGCAAAGGTGATTCTTACCTATGGTCCGGGTGAGAAAGAGTATATATTGAATAATGTACCGATGATGCCGGAGAATGTGTTTCTTATGCCGCAGCTTTCACTCGGTGAGTTCACAGCCCTTATTAAAAGAGCCAAGCTCCATATCGGAAATGATTCCGCCCCACATCACATAGCTACGGCGTTTAAGATTCCCACCTTCATCATCATCGGCTCATCCCATACAAGCTGGGTGTTTAATTCTCCCGAGCACACGTACATTACCAAAGGTCTGGACTGTCAGCCCTGCGGAAAATCAGTATGCGCAAAAGGTGAGGAGATCCCTTGTATGGAGAATCTGACTGCGGACGATATTATGCCCGCGCTGGAGAGGTTTATAAATAATGCTGTCCGCCTTTAA
- a CDS encoding TlyA family RNA methyltransferase — translation MKKERLDLLLVEYGLAESQEHAKRLIMAGLAVADDHRIDKPGQMVSREAVLRLKETLPYVSRGGLKLEKAVNAFGLDFRGKIVLDIGSSTGGFTDLALQNGAKKVFAVDVGTNQLHEKLRKDSRVISLEQTNFRTIPFEIIGEKIDIIVSDVSFISLSMIIPSCVQFCKDGTEAIFLIKPQFEAERGETGRNGIVTDTAVHARVIESVVSSAGQSSFFFHGLTQSPIRGAKGNLEYPAYFVYNCPSDFVELTEIIKRVANENYIYYSKTSRRESQTDS, via the coding sequence ATGAAAAAAGAACGCCTCGATCTGCTTCTGGTGGAGTATGGACTGGCGGAATCTCAGGAGCATGCTAAACGCCTGATAATGGCGGGGCTCGCAGTCGCAGACGACCACAGGATTGACAAACCCGGGCAGATGGTAAGCCGTGAAGCCGTTCTGCGGCTGAAGGAAACTCTTCCGTACGTCAGCCGCGGCGGGCTGAAGCTTGAAAAGGCGGTCAATGCGTTCGGACTTGATTTCAGGGGTAAAATTGTTCTTGATATTGGCTCATCCACAGGCGGCTTCACCGACCTTGCGTTGCAGAACGGGGCGAAAAAAGTCTTCGCTGTTGACGTGGGCACAAACCAGCTCCATGAAAAGCTCAGAAAGGACAGCCGTGTCATAAGTCTTGAACAGACAAATTTCCGAACCATCCCTTTTGAAATCATAGGCGAAAAAATCGACATCATTGTTTCAGATGTTTCGTTTATATCCCTCAGTATGATCATTCCCTCCTGCGTGCAGTTCTGCAAAGACGGAACGGAAGCGATTTTCCTCATAAAGCCTCAGTTTGAGGCAGAGAGAGGAGAGACAGGCAGAAACGGGATAGTCACCGACACGGCGGTTCACGCACGTGTTATAGAGTCTGTTGTCAGCTCCGCCGGACAGTCATCCTTCTTTTTTCACGGGCTGACTCAGTCCCCCATACGGGGCGCAAAAGGAAATCTTGAATATCCTGCGTATTTTGTATACAATTGCCCGTCAGACTTCGTTGAATTAACGGAGATCATCAAACGGGTAGCGAATGAAAATTATATCTATTATAGCAAAACCTCACGGAGAGAAAGTCAGACAGACTCTTGA
- a CDS encoding M23 family metallopeptidase: MMKKIIFSVLTAVIMFAASVSHASPYMERTVKFGETLYSILGGIFDSAQVAEIVKEIKSQLPDFTLKAGATLLTDENSVLFKLSLDKELLIEKDGDGFRVEAVKYPVETVTAYVTGNIESSLYGAITSAGEDFSLAMKLAEIFEWEIDFFKGIRTGDSFTLLVDKRFIKGEFAGYGKVHAADFFNNGRHIRALYYENGKTRGYFTPEGDSLRKGFLKAPLKFSRISSTFSYKRLHPVLNKVRPHLGVDYAAPVGTPIHATADGYISKKGYGKYNGNFIGIRHTNDYHTLFLHMSRFAKGMGIGKYVRQGEVIGYVGSTGISTGPHLDYRIRKGSTYINPLTFKAPASKLPKVEVAEFQDATKYYASRLDEVLVKTAYASKTVPTM, translated from the coding sequence ATGATGAAAAAAATTATCTTTTCCGTACTTACCGCTGTGATTATGTTTGCGGCTTCCGTTTCCCATGCGTCTCCTTATATGGAAAGGACTGTTAAATTCGGCGAAACGCTCTACTCGATCCTCGGGGGGATTTTCGATTCCGCACAGGTTGCGGAAATCGTAAAGGAGATCAAAAGCCAGTTACCCGATTTTACTCTGAAAGCGGGCGCGACTCTTCTCACTGACGAAAACTCGGTGCTTTTCAAGCTTAGTCTTGATAAAGAGCTTCTCATTGAGAAAGACGGCGACGGTTTCAGAGTTGAAGCGGTCAAATACCCGGTTGAAACAGTTACTGCGTACGTTACGGGCAATATTGAAAGCAGCCTTTACGGAGCCATCACTTCAGCGGGGGAGGACTTCTCTCTCGCCATGAAACTGGCGGAAATCTTTGAATGGGAGATCGACTTCTTCAAGGGCATCCGCACGGGCGACAGCTTCACACTCCTTGTTGACAAACGCTTCATAAAGGGTGAGTTCGCAGGCTACGGAAAAGTGCACGCAGCTGACTTTTTCAACAACGGAAGGCATATCCGCGCACTTTATTACGAAAACGGCAAAACCAGAGGATATTTCACACCGGAAGGCGACTCACTCAGGAAAGGCTTCCTTAAGGCGCCTCTTAAATTCAGCAGAATTTCATCAACCTTCAGCTACAAAAGACTCCATCCTGTTCTTAACAAGGTCAGACCGCACCTCGGCGTGGATTACGCAGCGCCTGTGGGAACGCCGATACACGCGACTGCGGACGGATACATCAGCAAAAAGGGGTACGGTAAATACAACGGAAATTTCATAGGCATACGTCATACAAACGACTATCACACGCTTTTCCTGCATATGTCCAGATTCGCCAAGGGCATGGGCATAGGCAAATATGTTAGGCAGGGAGAGGTGATAGGGTATGTTGGCAGCACGGGAATATCCACGGGACCGCATCTTGATTACCGCATAAGGAAAGGGAGCACGTACATAAATCCGCTCACCTTCAAGGCTCCGGCGTCCAAGCTGCCTAAGGTGGAAGTAGCAGAGTTTCAGGACGCTACAAAATACTACGCCTCAAGACTCGATGAGGTGCTTGTAAAGACGGCATACGCTTCCAAAACCGTTCCTACTATGTAA
- a CDS encoding polysaccharide deacetylase family protein, with translation MRTLAQGGYTPISADRLHEFMQGDGEVPGKPVVITFDCCLFDNWINAMPVLDEFGFKAVFFCITGFLHDTPKRTQKADSELLGRDQAFEQALCDKNFSGFMSRQEVYETVHSFGHEVYSASATYPMIFKSSAPKGTYPDKKHWCFHSICRRLKEGDKVYDVGSALAYNGYVVKDDKPVLRGMDERAKQCRFEMEESKKELEYLLARPCGFFSWPCGQYDRLSVSILEETGYKGAFTFDRGANARNTDVRYIKRIRVKGKRPLLWLRKRLGIYSNSIMANLFGRKFRLKI, from the coding sequence ATGAGGACTCTTGCGCAGGGCGGCTACACGCCGATCTCCGCTGACAGGCTTCATGAGTTTATGCAGGGCGACGGAGAAGTACCCGGCAAACCGGTTGTAATCACTTTTGACTGCTGCCTTTTTGATAACTGGATAAATGCCATGCCCGTTTTGGATGAATTCGGCTTCAAGGCTGTTTTCTTCTGCATTACCGGCTTCCTGCACGATACACCAAAACGCACTCAGAAAGCTGATTCAGAGCTTCTCGGTCGTGATCAGGCTTTTGAACAGGCTCTTTGCGACAAAAACTTTTCCGGCTTCATGAGCAGGCAGGAAGTTTACGAAACGGTTCACAGTTTCGGGCATGAAGTCTACAGCGCCTCCGCCACTTATCCCATGATATTTAAATCGTCCGCACCGAAGGGAACTTATCCCGACAAAAAGCACTGGTGCTTTCACAGCATATGCAGAAGGCTGAAAGAAGGTGACAAAGTCTATGATGTGGGTTCAGCCCTCGCCTACAACGGGTATGTTGTCAAAGATGACAAGCCTGTGCTGAGAGGCATGGACGAACGCGCAAAACAGTGCCGTTTTGAGATGGAAGAAAGCAAAAAAGAGCTGGAATATCTCCTTGCGCGCCCATGCGGTTTTTTCAGCTGGCCCTGCGGTCAGTACGACAGGCTTTCGGTAAGCATCCTTGAAGAAACAGGTTATAAGGGCGCATTCACATTCGACAGAGGCGCAAACGCCCGCAACACGGATGTCCGCTATATAAAACGCATCAGAGTAAAAGGTAAAAGACCGCTGTTATGGCTGAGAAAAAGGCTTGGCATCTATTCCAACTCAATAATGGCAAACCTCTTCGGAAGAAAATTCAGGCTGAAAATCTAG
- a CDS encoding NAD(+)/NADH kinase, with protein MKIISIIAKPHGEKVRQTLEKVCVFLAGKGVGILFEEKAAAVMGAAPSDHDEIREKSDLVVVLGGDGTLISAARILGSRQTPVLGVNLGRLGFLTETRVDDVINTLNDFLNDDYRVEKRMKLHCHIEEEGRKTLEIEVLNDVVINKSDLARIIEMEVFINGDFVNRYRSDGLIISTPTGSTAYNLAAGGPIVHPETETIIISPICPHALTNRPIVISDNSNITVKLRSRDENVSITYDGQVWRSIDPTMTISVKKAQSPTVLVVPKNKNYYSLLREKLGWGDS; from the coding sequence ATGAAAATTATATCTATTATAGCAAAACCTCACGGAGAGAAAGTCAGACAGACTCTTGAAAAAGTATGCGTTTTTCTTGCCGGAAAAGGTGTCGGAATCCTCTTTGAGGAGAAGGCAGCCGCTGTAATGGGAGCTGCGCCCTCCGATCATGACGAAATCAGAGAAAAATCAGACCTTGTTGTAGTTCTCGGCGGGGACGGAACCCTAATATCCGCCGCCCGCATTCTGGGCAGCAGGCAGACGCCTGTTCTCGGGGTTAACCTCGGCAGACTGGGCTTTCTCACTGAGACAAGGGTGGATGACGTAATAAACACCCTTAATGATTTTCTTAATGATGACTACAGAGTCGAAAAAAGAATGAAGCTCCACTGCCATATAGAGGAGGAGGGGCGCAAGACCCTTGAAATCGAAGTCCTAAACGATGTGGTGATAAATAAATCAGACCTTGCCCGAATCATAGAGATGGAGGTCTTTATAAACGGAGACTTCGTGAATCGCTACAGATCGGACGGACTAATCATCTCCACGCCCACAGGCTCCACAGCCTATAACCTTGCTGCGGGCGGACCAATCGTGCATCCCGAGACAGAAACGATCATAATCTCCCCCATATGCCCCCACGCTCTTACTAACAGACCCATAGTCATAAGCGACAACAGCAACATCACCGTCAAGCTGAGAAGCAGGGACGAAAACGTGTCCATCACCTACGACGGTCAGGTGTGGCGCTCCATTGATCCGACAATGACCATATCCGTAAAAAAAGCCCAATCTCCCACCGTGCTGGTGGTTCCGAAAAATAAAAACTACTATTCCCTTCTCAGGGAAAAACTCGGCTGGGGCGATTCCTGA
- a CDS encoding DedA family protein, translated as MLSGFVNFVLDAVHGMGYWGIVFLMALESSFVPFPSEVVVPPAGYLAAQGKMNIYLVILSGVAGSVIGALANYFIAVYMGRGLLKKYGRYLFLSEEKFTKVESFFLRHGEVTTFTGRLIPVIRQYISFPAGLAGMNIPKFCFYTGLGAGIWVVVLAWVGFFIGNNPGLMHSKLKTISILLLVFVAVIIMCYFYFQKKKKKAV; from the coding sequence ATGCTTAGCGGGTTTGTTAATTTTGTTCTGGACGCCGTTCACGGCATGGGTTATTGGGGTATAGTTTTCCTCATGGCCCTTGAAAGCTCGTTTGTTCCTTTTCCCAGCGAGGTTGTGGTGCCCCCGGCGGGGTATCTGGCGGCGCAGGGGAAGATGAATATATATCTTGTTATTCTCTCCGGCGTGGCGGGGAGCGTGATAGGAGCACTGGCAAATTACTTTATCGCCGTGTACATGGGCAGAGGGCTTCTTAAAAAGTACGGCAGGTATCTTTTCCTCAGCGAGGAAAAGTTTACGAAGGTGGAAAGCTTCTTCCTGCGGCACGGGGAGGTGACCACATTCACCGGACGGCTTATCCCTGTGATAAGACAGTATATTTCCTTTCCGGCAGGCTTAGCCGGAATGAATATCCCCAAGTTCTGTTTTTACACAGGTCTGGGCGCCGGAATCTGGGTTGTCGTGCTTGCGTGGGTGGGATTTTTCATAGGAAACAATCCCGGGCTAATGCACAGTAAATTAAAGACGATAAGTATTTTACTGCTTGTTTTTGTAGCCGTTATTATTATGTGCTACTTTTATTTTCAAAAAAAGAAAAAGAAGGCTGTGTGA
- a CDS encoding glycosyltransferase family 4 protein has protein sequence MRIALAQRKILGKNGTSRIIAEQSKIFKESGHEVFIYCVRCETYFPDSVRVKKYFSLSPFRSARRNGYSLGYEKFCRRNSVDLSVGNGDTVHQDVLFMHNILELEHKLVYGDEAHRGSDVFKAHDRILTEKNFRVLICNSNMMKNFFRSKYAVPEEKTRVLYPGYDPHLFNTEGRAEAAEYVRRKHSISRRSVIGFISSGNLAKRGIDVLIKTASVLDADISSETALLLVGKDKNTDNYKLMILEANPRLEVITAGAVNDVEKYFKTCDVLLHPAHIEEFGMTVTEAMACGTPVLTSRMVGASEIFTPEMEKYLTDKPDADFIAAQTAVLLKNREEYAALASMSAEAAKACTWDEYFRELFQIYSDFSLLR, from the coding sequence GTGAGAATAGCCCTTGCTCAAAGAAAAATACTCGGTAAAAACGGAACCTCCAGAATTATAGCCGAACAGTCGAAAATTTTCAAAGAATCAGGGCATGAGGTTTTTATCTATTGTGTAAGGTGCGAAACTTACTTTCCTGACAGTGTCAGAGTGAAGAAATACTTTTCTCTCAGCCCGTTCCGCTCCGCCCGCCGAAACGGATATTCTCTCGGCTATGAAAAATTCTGCCGCAGAAACTCAGTCGATCTCTCAGTCGGCAACGGAGACACTGTGCATCAGGATGTGCTCTTTATGCACAATATTCTTGAGCTTGAGCATAAGCTTGTCTACGGCGATGAAGCTCACAGGGGATCAGATGTATTCAAGGCGCATGACAGAATCCTGACCGAGAAAAATTTCAGGGTTCTCATCTGCAACTCAAATATGATGAAGAACTTTTTCAGATCAAAGTACGCAGTTCCCGAAGAGAAGACGAGAGTCCTTTATCCGGGCTATGACCCTCACTTGTTTAATACCGAAGGAAGAGCGGAAGCGGCGGAATATGTACGCAGGAAGCACAGTATCAGCCGCCGCAGCGTCATAGGATTCATCTCCTCAGGCAACTTAGCAAAACGCGGCATAGACGTGCTGATCAAAACCGCTTCGGTGCTGGATGCGGATATATCGTCAGAGACGGCGCTTCTTCTTGTGGGAAAAGACAAAAATACGGATAATTATAAATTGATGATTCTTGAGGCAAACCCAAGGCTTGAGGTTATAACCGCCGGAGCAGTGAACGATGTGGAGAAGTACTTCAAAACCTGCGATGTTCTCCTTCACCCTGCGCACATTGAAGAATTCGGAATGACCGTTACAGAAGCAATGGCATGCGGAACCCCTGTCCTCACCTCACGCATGGTAGGCGCATCTGAGATATTCACTCCGGAAATGGAAAAGTATCTGACGGATAAGCCGGACGCTGATTTTATTGCCGCTCAGACAGCCGTTCTTCTGAAAAACAGGGAAGAGTATGCCGCATTGGCTTCCATGTCAGCAGAAGCGGCGAAAGCATGCACATGGGATGAATATTTCAGGGAGCTGTTTCAGATCTATTCCGACTTCTCACTCCTGCGCTGA
- the recN gene encoding DNA repair protein RecN: MLNMLRVENLSVIESATVEFGEGLNIITGETGAGKSVFIGALKLLLGERFTRTLLRDEEKKLVVEGVFNGDFSHLSADTKEQFEIEDEVIIRREIDSAGKNRVYLNGKLATVVQLKEVAEGFADIHGQHEHQRLLNPACHIEFLDSAVDGRFKADYLEAYGRYQEKRKKFENIRSDITRTLKEKDILEFQLNEIESIRIDPAADERLEEKIKMLSHMEKIREAAATSLNYLKDGEVNASELIGNASSLMASVADYGAELASAAESLAEAAYKISDVTAFLEKMLDMQELDPEELNRFMDRKFRLANLMKKYGGTLEEVILHGQAIKERLDNLFLDEDAMSKMEKEVTSLYDEALKKADKLNTARKKAAEKLSSEIVKNLNELELRNSVFNLEFFPQDELDELGGIRAEFYISTNPGFPPAPLARVASGGEISRVMLSLKDVFAESDKVGTLVFDEIDTGISGKTAKQVAKKLGSIARGKQVIVITHLPVVAAEGNRHFHISKGTYGDKARTDVKELSAYEREEVLALMIAGEKTPSSIEQAKELLTGRGDNA; this comes from the coding sequence ATGCTTAATATGCTTCGTGTAGAAAATCTTTCCGTTATAGAGTCCGCAACGGTTGAGTTCGGCGAGGGACTGAACATTATCACCGGAGAAACCGGAGCGGGTAAATCCGTATTTATCGGTGCTCTGAAGCTCCTTCTGGGTGAACGCTTCACCAGAACCCTTCTGCGTGATGAGGAGAAAAAGCTCGTGGTGGAAGGAGTTTTCAACGGTGATTTCTCGCACCTTTCGGCGGATACCAAGGAGCAGTTTGAAATAGAGGACGAAGTGATAATCCGCAGAGAGATAGACAGTGCCGGGAAAAACCGTGTCTACCTCAACGGAAAGCTGGCAACTGTCGTTCAGCTGAAAGAGGTTGCCGAAGGCTTCGCCGATATTCACGGGCAGCATGAGCACCAGAGGCTGCTCAACCCCGCCTGCCACATAGAGTTTCTGGATTCCGCAGTAGACGGCAGGTTCAAGGCGGATTATCTGGAAGCCTACGGCAGGTATCAGGAAAAGAGAAAGAAGTTTGAGAACATCAGATCCGATATAACCAGAACGCTTAAAGAAAAAGATATACTGGAGTTTCAGCTCAACGAGATAGAATCCATACGCATCGACCCCGCCGCAGACGAAAGACTCGAAGAGAAGATAAAAATGCTCTCCCATATGGAGAAAATCCGTGAGGCTGCGGCGACCTCCCTCAACTACCTCAAGGACGGCGAAGTGAACGCTTCCGAACTGATCGGAAATGCGTCCTCCCTCATGGCTTCCGTTGCGGACTACGGCGCGGAGCTTGCCTCCGCTGCGGAGAGTCTGGCGGAGGCTGCTTATAAAATATCCGATGTCACCGCTTTTCTGGAAAAGATGCTGGATATGCAGGAGCTTGATCCGGAAGAGCTTAACAGGTTCATGGACAGGAAGTTCCGCTTAGCTAACCTGATGAAGAAATACGGCGGTACACTGGAGGAGGTTATTCTCCACGGACAGGCTATAAAGGAGCGGCTGGACAACCTTTTTCTGGATGAGGACGCAATGTCCAAAATGGAAAAAGAGGTGACATCTCTCTATGATGAAGCACTGAAAAAAGCTGATAAGCTTAACACCGCCAGAAAAAAGGCAGCAGAAAAACTTTCCTCGGAAATTGTAAAAAATTTAAATGAACTGGAGCTCAGGAACTCTGTCTTTAACCTTGAGTTTTTTCCACAGGATGAACTTGACGAACTGGGCGGCATACGCGCAGAGTTTTATATATCCACCAACCCGGGCTTTCCTCCGGCTCCTCTGGCAAGAGTCGCATCGGGCGGGGAGATTTCCAGAGTTATGCTTTCTTTGAAAGATGTTTTTGCCGAGTCTGACAAGGTCGGCACGCTTGTGTTCGATGAAATAGACACAGGCATAAGCGGAAAAACGGCGAAGCAGGTGGCGAAAAAGCTCGGCAGCATAGCGCGCGGCAAACAGGTCATAGTTATCACCCACCTTCCTGTTGTAGCGGCAGAGGGGAACAGGCACTTTCATATCTCCAAGGGCACGTACGGCGACAAAGCCAGAACCGATGTGAAAGAGCTCAGTGCTTATGAAAGGGAAGAGGTTCTGGCGCTTATGATAGCGGGAGAAAAGACACCTTCGTCCATTGAGCAGGCGAAAGAGCTACTCACAGGTCGGGGGGATAATGCTTAG